One window from the genome of Oncorhynchus gorbuscha isolate QuinsamMale2020 ecotype Even-year linkage group LG14, OgorEven_v1.0, whole genome shotgun sequence encodes:
- the cax1 gene encoding cation/H+ exchanger protein 1 isoform X1, producing MSHIKAPIVDTERRRRRSTAESSDTQWDHDPRVYRRTSQCDRLCVDIGSHVGETPSPDVSHQYTPKCLSAHKGCTTPCHHGEEVWQDGSSLRTTIRAENEVEANKLANNYRFGFRKWKSHVTERPIEDRSDIVRELYSELNFVRPQGSLITCGNIAYLILFGWWISLAYLLVCVLMFLTIIGVPYGKLCWKLSCYFLWPFGKSILKPRSLVRRCCVKFPHCEAIPEESDSKEVKESTPLLMPPSVPIEVPPQRTRYWCRVSTYVWLLLGYPLLGLIHSLACFLSWILVFTIPVAKMNARTLAIILLMPPEDVHIHRLKKQQGCDSQVLLCCYHAFNWYYYKYTLDGINVFAVNLLPLVITTLVVGYVDTENQFVSSEAKFGAAVSSIIPLSYYIGMGIASISAQSNFAVGAVVNATFGSITEMTFYITALLRGHKAGTKCYEEIVKAALTGTLLGCILFIPGISMIIGGFKHREQRFNSRSAGVSSALLFISVGGVFAPTLFSKAYGSLVCAGCSSSQANTSGPFTCMDCHYDMSGSNEPLYLRHIEPLVYTISVLLPSAYLIGLIFTLKTHSHIYDIQVSDVHDHHQGQCPLGGASGGHGTVHWSRLRALSVLIMATLLMAACADLTTEHIKPILDHSSISQYFIGVTVLAMVPEIPEIFNGIQFALQNNISLSLEVGNCIAVQVCMIQIPLLILFNTFYDVGLVLLFSDLHLWASIFSVIVVNYIFMDGKSDYFQGTALVVVYLILLALYFFAPSPHAC from the exons ATACCCAATGGGACCATGACCCCAGGGTCTACCGCCGTACATCCCAGtgtgacagactgtgtgtggacaTTGGCAGTCATGTGGGCGAGACCCCCTCCCCAGATGTCTCCCATCAATACACCCCCAAATGTTTGTCTGCACACAAAG GATGCACCACTCCTTGTCACCATGGGGAAGAGGTTTGGCAGGATGGCTCGAGCTTGAGGACCACCATCCGAGCAGAGAATGAAGTAGAGGCAAACAAACTGGCCAACAACTACAGG TTTGGCTTCAGAAAGTGGAAGAGTCACGTGACTGAGAGGCCCATCGAGGACAGGTCGGACATTGTGAGGGAGCTGTACTCAGAGCTGAACTTTGTCAGACCCCAAG GTTCATTGATCACTTGTGGAAACATAGCATACTTGATTTTATTTGGATGGTGGATCTCTTTAGCCTACCTCTTGGTCTGTGTCCTAATGTTTCTGACCATCATTGGAGTTCCCTATG GGAAGCTGTGTTGGAAGTTATCATGCTACTTTCTGTGGCCCTTTGGGAAGTCCATACTAAAG CCCAGAAGCCTGGTCAGGCGATGCTGTGTGAAGTTCCCTCACTGTGAGGCCATCCCAGAGGAATCTGACTCAAAGGAGGTGAAGGAGTCTACACCCCTGCTCATGCCCCCTTCTGTCCCCATCGAGGTCCCCCCACAACGGACGCGTTACTGG TGTCGTGTCAGTACCTATGTGTGGTTGTTGCTAGGCTACCCTCTCCTGGGGCTGATCCACAGCCTGGCCTGCTTCCTCTCCTGGATCCTGGTCTTCACCATCCCTGTGGCCAAGATGAATGCCCGCACCCTGGCCATCATCCTCCTCATGCCCCCTGAGGACGTCCACATCCACCGGCTGAAAAAG CAACAAGGGTGTGATAGCCAAGTGCTTCTCTGTTGCTACCACGCCTTCAACTGGTACTACTACAAATACACCTTGGATGGAATCAATGTGTTCGCTGTCA ACCTGCTGCCCCTGGTCATCACAACCCTGGTGGTCGGCTACGTGGACACAGAGAACCAGTTTGTCAGCTCGGAGGCCAAGTTCGGCGCTGCCGTCAGCTCCATCATCCCACTGTCCTATTACATTGGCATGGGCATCGCCAG tatttCAGCCCAGAGTAACTTTGCGGTGGGAGCAGTGGTGAACGCTACGTTTGGCTCCATCACAGAGATGACCTTCTACATCACTGCCCTGTTGAGGGGTCACAAGGCCGGCACCAAGTGCTATGAGGAGATCGTCAAAGCTGCTCTCACTGGAACCCTGCTGGGCTGTATTCTCTTTATCCCA GGTATCAGCATGATCATCGGGGGCTTTaaacacagggagcagaggttCAACAGCCGCTCTGCAGGGGTCAGCTCAGCCCTGCTCTTCATATCAGTAGGAG GCGTATTTGCCCCAACCCTGTTCTCCAAGGCCTACGGTAGCCTGGTGTGTGCGGGCTGCTCCAGCTCTCAAGCCAACACCAGCGGGCCCTTTACCTGTATGGACTGCCACTATGACATG AGTGGAAGTAACGAACCCTTATATCTCAGACATATTGA GCCTCTGGTATACACCATCTCTGTGCTGCTGCCCTCCGCCTACCTGATTGGCCTCATCTTCACCCTGAAGACCCACTCCCACATCTACGACATCCAAGTCAGTGACGTGCACGATCACCACCAGGGTCAGTGCCCTCTGGGGGGCGCCAGCG gtggtcACGGTACTGTCCACTGGTCCAGGTTGAGGGCTCTGTCTGTGCTGATCATGGCCACGCTGCTAATGGCAGCCTGTGCCGACCTCACCACGGAGCACATCAAACCCATCCTCGACCACTCCTCCATCTCCCAG TATTTCATCGGCGTGACGGTGTTGGCGATGGTGCCGGAAATTCCCGAGATCTTCAACGGAATCCAGTTTGCCCTGCAGAATAACATCAGCCTCAG CTTGGAGGTGGGAAACTGCATAGCAGTGCAAGTCTGCATGATTCAGATTCCCTTACTCATCTTGTTCAACACTTTTTAT GATGTGGGATTAGTTCTCCTGTTCAGTGACTTGCATCTTTGGGCCAGCATCTTTAGTGTGATTGTGGTCAACTACATTTTCATGGATGGCAAGTCTGACTACTTTCAGG GGACTGCTTTGGTGGTGGTTTACCTCATTCTACTGGCGCTGTACTTTTTCGCCCCATCACCCCACGCCTGTTGA
- the cax1 gene encoding cation/H+ exchanger protein 1 isoform X2, with protein sequence MSHIKAPIVDTERRRRRSTAESSDTQWDHDPRVYRRTSQCDRLCVDIGSHVGETPSPDVSHQYTPKCLSAHKGCTTPCHHGEEVWQDGSSLRTTIRAENEVEANKLANNYRFGFRKWKSHVTERPIEDRSDIVRELYSELNFVRPQGSLITCGNIAYLILFGWWISLAYLLVCVLMFLTIIGVPYGKLCWKLSCYFLWPFGKSILKPRSLVRRCCVKFPHCEAIPEESDSKEVKESTPLLMPPSVPIEVPPQRTRYWCRVSTYVWLLLGYPLLGLIHSLACFLSWILVFTIPVAKMNARTLAIILLMPPEDVHIHRLKKQQGCDSQVLLCCYHAFNWYYYKYTLDGINVFAVNLLPLVITTLVVGYVDTENQFVSSEAKFGAAVSSIIPLSYYIGMGIASISAQSNFAVGAVVNATFGSITEMTFYITALLRGHKAGTKCYEEIVKAALTGTLLGCILFIPGISMIIGGFKHREQRFNSRSAGVSSALLFISVGGVFAPTLFSKAYGSLVCAGCSSSQANTSGPFTCMDCHYDMSGSNEPLYLRHIEPLVYTISVLLPSAYLIGLIFTLKTHSHIYDIQVSDVHDHHQGGHGTVHWSRLRALSVLIMATLLMAACADLTTEHIKPILDHSSISQYFIGVTVLAMVPEIPEIFNGIQFALQNNISLSLEVGNCIAVQVCMIQIPLLILFNTFYDVGLVLLFSDLHLWASIFSVIVVNYIFMDGKSDYFQGTALVVVYLILLALYFFAPSPHAC encoded by the exons ATACCCAATGGGACCATGACCCCAGGGTCTACCGCCGTACATCCCAGtgtgacagactgtgtgtggacaTTGGCAGTCATGTGGGCGAGACCCCCTCCCCAGATGTCTCCCATCAATACACCCCCAAATGTTTGTCTGCACACAAAG GATGCACCACTCCTTGTCACCATGGGGAAGAGGTTTGGCAGGATGGCTCGAGCTTGAGGACCACCATCCGAGCAGAGAATGAAGTAGAGGCAAACAAACTGGCCAACAACTACAGG TTTGGCTTCAGAAAGTGGAAGAGTCACGTGACTGAGAGGCCCATCGAGGACAGGTCGGACATTGTGAGGGAGCTGTACTCAGAGCTGAACTTTGTCAGACCCCAAG GTTCATTGATCACTTGTGGAAACATAGCATACTTGATTTTATTTGGATGGTGGATCTCTTTAGCCTACCTCTTGGTCTGTGTCCTAATGTTTCTGACCATCATTGGAGTTCCCTATG GGAAGCTGTGTTGGAAGTTATCATGCTACTTTCTGTGGCCCTTTGGGAAGTCCATACTAAAG CCCAGAAGCCTGGTCAGGCGATGCTGTGTGAAGTTCCCTCACTGTGAGGCCATCCCAGAGGAATCTGACTCAAAGGAGGTGAAGGAGTCTACACCCCTGCTCATGCCCCCTTCTGTCCCCATCGAGGTCCCCCCACAACGGACGCGTTACTGG TGTCGTGTCAGTACCTATGTGTGGTTGTTGCTAGGCTACCCTCTCCTGGGGCTGATCCACAGCCTGGCCTGCTTCCTCTCCTGGATCCTGGTCTTCACCATCCCTGTGGCCAAGATGAATGCCCGCACCCTGGCCATCATCCTCCTCATGCCCCCTGAGGACGTCCACATCCACCGGCTGAAAAAG CAACAAGGGTGTGATAGCCAAGTGCTTCTCTGTTGCTACCACGCCTTCAACTGGTACTACTACAAATACACCTTGGATGGAATCAATGTGTTCGCTGTCA ACCTGCTGCCCCTGGTCATCACAACCCTGGTGGTCGGCTACGTGGACACAGAGAACCAGTTTGTCAGCTCGGAGGCCAAGTTCGGCGCTGCCGTCAGCTCCATCATCCCACTGTCCTATTACATTGGCATGGGCATCGCCAG tatttCAGCCCAGAGTAACTTTGCGGTGGGAGCAGTGGTGAACGCTACGTTTGGCTCCATCACAGAGATGACCTTCTACATCACTGCCCTGTTGAGGGGTCACAAGGCCGGCACCAAGTGCTATGAGGAGATCGTCAAAGCTGCTCTCACTGGAACCCTGCTGGGCTGTATTCTCTTTATCCCA GGTATCAGCATGATCATCGGGGGCTTTaaacacagggagcagaggttCAACAGCCGCTCTGCAGGGGTCAGCTCAGCCCTGCTCTTCATATCAGTAGGAG GCGTATTTGCCCCAACCCTGTTCTCCAAGGCCTACGGTAGCCTGGTGTGTGCGGGCTGCTCCAGCTCTCAAGCCAACACCAGCGGGCCCTTTACCTGTATGGACTGCCACTATGACATG AGTGGAAGTAACGAACCCTTATATCTCAGACATATTGA GCCTCTGGTATACACCATCTCTGTGCTGCTGCCCTCCGCCTACCTGATTGGCCTCATCTTCACCCTGAAGACCCACTCCCACATCTACGACATCCAAGTCAGTGACGTGCACGATCACCACCAGG gtggtcACGGTACTGTCCACTGGTCCAGGTTGAGGGCTCTGTCTGTGCTGATCATGGCCACGCTGCTAATGGCAGCCTGTGCCGACCTCACCACGGAGCACATCAAACCCATCCTCGACCACTCCTCCATCTCCCAG TATTTCATCGGCGTGACGGTGTTGGCGATGGTGCCGGAAATTCCCGAGATCTTCAACGGAATCCAGTTTGCCCTGCAGAATAACATCAGCCTCAG CTTGGAGGTGGGAAACTGCATAGCAGTGCAAGTCTGCATGATTCAGATTCCCTTACTCATCTTGTTCAACACTTTTTAT GATGTGGGATTAGTTCTCCTGTTCAGTGACTTGCATCTTTGGGCCAGCATCTTTAGTGTGATTGTGGTCAACTACATTTTCATGGATGGCAAGTCTGACTACTTTCAGG GGACTGCTTTGGTGGTGGTTTACCTCATTCTACTGGCGCTGTACTTTTTCGCCCCATCACCCCACGCCTGTTGA